The Anguilla rostrata isolate EN2019 chromosome 18, ASM1855537v3, whole genome shotgun sequence genome has a window encoding:
- the mrpl57 gene encoding large ribosomal subunit protein mL63, protein MFLTLLRLGKGIPGKQWIGKHRRPRVVTWQMKRNVLVRLEREAENEYWLSRPYMTPEQEHGHSAERRRHRYLDLKAAKTANFPEHKYLADHLSHLNVTKNWSS, encoded by the coding sequence ATGTTCCTCACGCTGTTGCGTCTCGGGAAGGGGATCCCGGGGAAGCAGTGGATCGGGAAGCACCGCCGGCCGAGAGTCGTCACCTGGCAGATGAAGCGCAACGTGCTAGTGCGGCTGGAGAGGGAAGCGGAGAACGAGTACTGGCTGAGCCGGCCATACATGACGCCGGAGCAGGAGCACGGGCACTCCGCCGAGCGCCGGCGACACCGGTACCTGGACTTGAAGGCCGCCAAAACCGCCAACTTTCCTGAGCACAAATACCTCGCGGACCACCTTAGCCACCTCAACGTCACCAAGAACTGGTCAAGTTAA